The following coding sequences are from one Arthrobacter sp. 24S4-2 window:
- a CDS encoding helix-turn-helix domain-containing protein, whose translation MAKWRRRFLDHRLDGLVDDPRPGRPASISADQVPDVVVATLESTPKDATHWSRAKMAERSGLSTSTIGRIWRTFELKPHRADGFKLSNDPLFVEKVYDVVGLYLNPPESAVVLSVDELCEPSHNSSDVKSSVM comes from the coding sequence GTGGCGAAGTGGCGGCGCCGGTTCCTGGACCACCGGCTGGACGGGCTGGTCGACGATCCCAGGCCCGGACGGCCGGCCTCGATCTCCGCCGACCAGGTCCCGGACGTGGTCGTCGCGACCCTGGAATCGACGCCGAAGGACGCCACGCACTGGTCAAGGGCGAAGATGGCTGAGCGGTCGGGGCTGTCAACGTCCACGATCGGGCGGATCTGGCGGACCTTCGAGCTCAAGCCCCACCGCGCCGACGGGTTCAAGCTCTCCAATGACCCCTTGTTCGTCGAGAAGGTCTACGACGTGGTCGGTCTGTATCTGAATCCCCCGGAATCGGCGGTCGTGCTCAGTGTGGATGAATTATGCGAACCTTCGCATAACTCGTCTGATGTGAAGTCATCGGTTATGTGA
- a CDS encoding biotin-dependent carboxyltransferase family protein has product MAFDIKNPGLATTVQDQGRTGHYNVGIPQSGSMDQYSAELGNALVGNTATEAVLECTYLGPVLTTDQDALIAVTGAPVDVKVNGESRPEWTRLQLNAGDELSFGVIQGGTRYYIAVQGGIDVPEALGSRSTYSLGAIGGFNGRKLEAGDQVPVGRPLNDGRLPDADTVPEEFRPVFAKQQTVRIVLGLYDHLLTDEGLENLLNGEWKLTPVADRMGLRYSGPGVKWKEREQPFGAGSDPSNIVDAGYAVGSIQIPGGTQPILLHRDAVSGGGYAMVGTVISADMDLVARAAPGTTTRFTAVSLDEALGARKDLSERKKNARAALGANS; this is encoded by the coding sequence ATGGCGTTTGACATCAAGAACCCCGGTCTGGCCACCACGGTCCAGGACCAGGGACGCACCGGCCACTACAACGTGGGCATCCCGCAGAGCGGGTCCATGGACCAATACTCTGCCGAACTCGGCAATGCCCTGGTGGGCAACACCGCCACAGAAGCCGTCCTCGAATGCACCTACCTGGGCCCGGTGCTGACCACCGATCAGGATGCACTCATCGCCGTCACCGGTGCCCCGGTTGACGTGAAGGTCAACGGCGAATCCCGCCCCGAGTGGACCCGGCTTCAACTGAACGCCGGCGACGAGCTCAGCTTCGGAGTCATCCAGGGCGGCACCCGCTACTACATCGCAGTCCAGGGCGGCATCGACGTTCCCGAGGCGCTTGGCAGCCGGTCCACCTACAGCCTCGGAGCAATCGGCGGCTTCAACGGTCGGAAGCTGGAAGCGGGCGATCAAGTTCCCGTAGGAAGGCCGCTCAATGACGGAAGACTCCCCGACGCCGACACCGTTCCGGAGGAATTCCGGCCCGTGTTCGCGAAACAGCAGACGGTCAGGATCGTGCTTGGCCTTTACGACCACCTCCTCACCGACGAGGGACTGGAAAACCTGCTCAACGGCGAATGGAAACTGACCCCAGTCGCCGACCGAATGGGGCTGAGATACTCCGGCCCCGGCGTTAAGTGGAAAGAACGCGAGCAACCTTTCGGGGCCGGTTCCGACCCGTCCAACATTGTGGATGCCGGCTACGCCGTCGGGTCCATCCAGATACCCGGTGGCACCCAACCCATCCTCCTGCACCGCGATGCCGTCTCCGGCGGCGGGTACGCCATGGTGGGCACGGTCATCAGCGCCGACATGGATCTGGTGGCCCGCGCCGCCCCCGGCACGACCACCAGGTTCACCGCCGTCAGCCTGGACGAAGCCCTAGGGGCGCGCAAGGACCTTTCTGAACGCAAGAAGAACGCGCGGGCAGCCCTAGGTGCCAACAGCTGA
- a CDS encoding allophanate hydrolase subunit 1 — protein MSLAANFRVMSIAAKLSTMELPGIVDVCPANASLLVRFDPDVLPPSTLEDSVRTIERDLGRHQQQALQTRIIEVPVWYNDPFTAEVAERFREGFHQEPGGTDIDYAAKVNNLKDAAEFIQRHHEQPWLVSMVGFVAGLPFLFQLVEREKQLEVPKYLSPRTDTPKLTVGHGGCFGCIYSVRGAGGYQMFGVAAAPIFDPAQTLEDFKDFMVFFRPGDIVKFKPVTEAEYNDIQAQVSAGTFRYRQVPVTFDLSKALANPEGYNQELMEALNGV, from the coding sequence ATGAGCCTGGCTGCCAACTTTCGGGTCATGTCCATTGCCGCGAAGCTTTCAACCATGGAGCTGCCGGGCATCGTGGACGTCTGTCCCGCCAACGCCTCACTGCTGGTGAGGTTCGATCCCGACGTCCTGCCGCCGTCGACCCTTGAAGACTCCGTACGGACCATCGAACGGGACCTGGGCCGCCATCAGCAGCAGGCGCTCCAAACCCGGATCATCGAGGTCCCGGTCTGGTATAACGACCCCTTCACGGCGGAAGTGGCGGAGCGCTTCCGCGAAGGGTTCCATCAGGAGCCGGGAGGTACCGACATTGACTACGCGGCCAAGGTCAACAACCTGAAAGATGCCGCCGAATTCATCCAGCGGCACCATGAGCAGCCGTGGCTTGTCTCCATGGTTGGCTTCGTGGCTGGCCTGCCGTTCCTCTTCCAGCTCGTGGAGCGGGAGAAACAACTGGAAGTCCCCAAGTATCTGAGTCCCCGCACCGATACCCCCAAGCTGACCGTGGGCCACGGCGGCTGCTTTGGCTGCATCTATTCCGTGCGCGGTGCCGGCGGTTACCAGATGTTCGGCGTTGCTGCCGCGCCGATCTTTGATCCCGCCCAGACCCTGGAAGACTTCAAGGACTTCATGGTGTTCTTTCGTCCGGGAGACATCGTTAAGTTTAAGCCGGTCACCGAGGCCGAGTACAACGACATCCAGGCGCAGGTTTCCGCAGGAACGTTCCGCTACCGGCAGGTACCTGTGACATTCGATCTTTCCAAGGCACTCGCGAATCCCGAAGGCTACAACCAGGAACTCATGGAGGCCCTCAATGGCGTTTGA